A part of Aegilops tauschii subsp. strangulata cultivar AL8/78 chromosome 2, Aet v6.0, whole genome shotgun sequence genomic DNA contains:
- the LOC120973691 gene encoding vacuolar protein sorting-associated protein 24 homolog 1-like — protein MEVVKSLLKPKPTPQQQMREWQRRLRNKGRNIERQIRDVQKEEKKVEKAIRDAAKALAKELVQSRKAVNHLYENKAQLNSISMHLGKIVGNAHRLHRIYLSR, from the exons ATGGAGGTGGTGAAGAGCCTCCTGAAGCCGAAGCCGACACCGCAGCAGCAGATGCGCGAGTGGCAGCGCCGCCTCCGCAACAAGGGCCGCAACATCGAGCGCCAGATCCGAG ACGTgcagaaggaggagaagaaggtgGAGAAGGCCATCCGGGACGCCGCCAAG GCGCTGGCCAAGGAGCTGGTGCAGTCCAGGAAGGCGGTCAACCACCTCTACGAGAACAAGGCCCAGCTCAACTCCATCTCCATGCACCTCGGCAAGATCGTCGGTAATGCACACCGCCTGCATCGTATCTATCTTTCTAGATAG